In Betaproteobacteria bacterium, the genomic window TTCCAGCTGGAGACGACCGACCACCTGAACGCCGCCGCCGCGACCCTGCTCAACGTCTCCGAAGATCATCTCGACCGCTACGAGGGCAGCCTGGCCAACTATGCCGCCGCCAAGGCCCGCATCTTCCAGGGCAAGGGCGTCCTGGTCCTCAACCGGGACGACGACTGGTCCATGGCCAACGGCCGCTGCGGGCGCACCCTGGTGACCTTCGGCCTCGACGCGGCTCCCCGGGGTACCGACTACGGCCTGGCGGATGGCCATCTCTGCCGCGGCCAGGTGCGCCTGGTGGCCCTGGCCGACCTCAGGATCGCCGGACTGCACAACGCCGCCAACGCCATGGCCGCCCTGGCCCTGTGCGAGGCGGTGGGCGTGGCGCCGGACCGCCTGATGGAAGCGCTGAAGGCCTTCCAGGGCCTGCCCCATCGCGTCGAAGCCGTGGCCGAGAAGCGCGGCGTGCTCTACGTCGATGACTCCAAGGGCACCAACGTCGGCGCCACCCTGGCCGCCATCGAAGGTCTGGGGCGGCCGGTGAACATCGTCCTGGGCGGCGACGGCAAGGGCCAGGATTTCTCTCCCCTGCTGCCGGCACTGCAAAAGCATGGCCGTGCCGCCGCGCTCATCGGCCGCGACGCCGCTGCCATCGAGACGGCCATCGCCGGCGCAGGCATTGCGCTGCAGCGCTGTGCCGACATGGGCGAGGCGGTCCGCTGGCTGGCCAGCCAGGCGCAGGCGGGCGACTGCGTGCTGCTCTCGCCAGCCTGTGCCAGCCTCGACATGTACAAGAACTACGCCCACCGCGCGCAAGCCTTCGTCGACGCGGTGCAGGGGCTGCCCTCATGATGCTCGCCGCCCTCGACTCCCCCCGCCGCGAAGTGGCCGAGATCGACCACGCTCTCCTGTGGAGCGCGCTGCTGCTGCTGTTTACCGGGCTGGTCATGGTCTATTCCTCGTCCATCGCCACGGCGGAGGCCAGCCGCGCCTTTGGGCACCAGCCCACTTACTTCCTCTTCCGCCACGCCATTTTCCTGTGCATCGGCCTGGTGGTCGCCGGCTTCGTCTTCCAGGTACCGCTGGCTGTCTGGCAGCGCGCCGCGCCCCTGCTCTTTCTCGGGGGGGTGCTCCTCCTCGCCATCGTGCTCATCCCCGGTATCGGGCGCGACGTGAATGGCGCCCGGCGCTGGCTGTCCCTGGGCTTCGCCAACCTGCAACCTTCCGAGCTGATGAAGCTCTTTGCGGTGCTCTACGCCGCCGATTACACGGTGCGCAAGATTTCGGTCATGCACGACCTCAAGAAGGCCTTTCTGCCGATGTTCGGCGCCATGTTCGTGGTCGGCATGCTGCTTCTGAAGGAGCCCGACTTCGGTGCCTTCGTGGTCATCATCGCCATCGCCATGGGCATCCTTTTCCTGGGGGGGCTGCGGGCGCGCCTCTTCGTCGTCCTGGTGGCGGGCCTGCTGGTGGCGTTCACCGTGCTCATCATCGTCTCGCCCTACCGGCGGGACCGCATCTTCGGCTTCATGGACCCCTGGGGTGACGAATTCGGCCGGGGTTATCAACTGTCCCACTCCCTCATCGCCTTCGGTCGGGGGGAGCTCTTTGGCGTCGGCCTGGGCGCCAGCGTGGAGAAACTGTTCTACCTGCCGGAAGCCCATACCGACTTCCTCCTCGCCGTCATCGCCGAGGAACTGGGCTTCGTCGGTGTCCTGGTTGTTGTCCTGCTCTTCGCCCTGCTGGTGCAGCGGGCCTTCGCCATCGGCCGCCGCTGCGTCCAGCTCGACCGCCTCTATCCGGCCCTGGTGGCCATGGGCATCGGCATCTGGATGGGCGTGCAGTCCTTCATCAACATGGGTGTGAATATGGGGCTCCTGCCCACCAAGGGCCTGACCCTGCCGCTGATGAGCTTCGGCGGCTCGGGAATTGTGGCGAACTGCGTGGCTGTGGCGATCCTCTTGCGTGTCGACTGGGAGAACCGGCAGCTCATGCGAGGTGGAAAACTATGACCACGTTCGTGCTGCCTGTTTCGGCGCAGACAACGCGCCGCAAAGCGGCTCGTTGCGGCGCAGACTCATATTCGCGTAGCGAATGTGACGTCGTAGCCACTCACCCGCCGCAGCCGGTGTTAAGCGCGCAGCGCGGCCGGAGACAAAACAGGCATCTCAGGCGTGGAGGGAAGCTATGAGCAAGACCCTCCTCGTTATGGCCGGCGGTACCGGCGGCCACATCTTCCCCGCTCTCGCTGTCGCCGAGAAGATGCGCGAACGCGGCTGGCGGGTCGTCTGGATGGGCAATCCGGAGGGCATGGAAGCCCGTCGCGTACCCCAGCACGGCTTCGAGATGGTGTGGGTGAAGTTCGAGGCCCTGCGCGGCAAGGGGCTGTTGCGCAAGCTGCTGCTGCCCTTGAATCTCCTCAAGGGTTTCTGGCAGGCCTTGAAGGCCATCCGCCAGGTGCGTCCGGACGTGGTGCTGGGCATGGGCGGTTACATCACCTTCCCCGGCGGCATGATGGCGGTGCTGCTCGGCAAGCCCCTCGTGGTGCATGAGCAGAATTCCGTCGCCGGGCTCGCCAACCGTGTGCTGGCCGGCGTTGCCGACCGGGTCGTCACCGGCTTCCCGGAGGTCTTGAAAAAGGGCGCCTGGGTGGGCAACCCGGTGCGCCCGGAGATCGCGGCCCTGCCGGCGCCCGCCGAGCGCCTCAAGGAGCGTAGCGGCAGCCTGCACCTGCTGGTCATCGGCGGCAGCCTGGGGGCCAAGGTGCTCAACGAGGTCATTCCCCAGGGCCTGGCCCAGCTCAATGCCGACGAACTGCCCCAGGTGGTGCATCAGGCGGGTGAGCAGCATCTGGAAGCCCTCAAGGCCAACTACGCCGCCGTCGGCATCCACGCCCACTGCGTCGCTTTCATCGACGACATGGCCGGTGCCTACGAGTGGGCCGATGTGGTAATTTGCCGCGCCGGCGCGCTGACCATCGCCGAACTGGCCGCTGCCGGGGTGCCGGCCATCCTGGTGCCCTTCCCCCACGCGGTGGATGACCACCAGACGGGGAACGCCAAGTTCCTGGTGAATGTGGGCGGGGCCTTCCTGCTGCCCCAGGGCGAGCTGAGCCCCGATTCCGTCGCCCTGATCCGCAACTACAGCCGCAGCCAGCTCCTGGAAATGGCCGAGAAGGCGCGGAGCATGGCCAAGCCCGACGCCACCGAGGAAGTGGCGAATATCTGTTCCGAGGTGGCGAAATGAAGCACAAGGTCAAGAATATCCACTTCGTCGGCGTCGGCGGTTCCGGTATGAGCGGCATCGCCGAGGTCCTGGCCAACCTGGGTTACAAGGTCTCCGGTTCCGACCTCGCCGCCAGCGCCACGACGCGCCGCCTGGAAGCCCAGGGCGTCAAGGTCCACGTCGGCCACGCCGCCAAGCACGTTGCCAAGGCGGACGCGGTGGTGGTGTCCACCGCCGTCAAGGCCGACAACCCGGAAGTGGTCGCCGCCCGTGAGCGTCACGTGCCGGTGGTGCCCCGGGCCCAGATGCTGGCCGAGCTGATGCGCCTCAAGCAGGGCATCGCCATCGCCGGCACCCACGGCAAGACCACCACCACCAGCCTGGTCACCAGCATCCTGGCCGAGGGCGGCATCGATCCCACCTTCGTCATCGGCGGCCGCCTCAACGCCGCCGGCGCCAACGCCAAGCTGGGGCAGGGCGATTTCCTGGTGGCCGAGGCCGACGAATCCGACGCTTCCTTCCTCTACCTGTCGCCGGTCATCTCGGTGGTCACCAACATCGACGCTGACCACATGGAAACCTACGGCCACGACTTCGAGCGCTTGAAGGGCGCCTTCGTCGATTTCCTCAACCGCCTGCCTTTCTATGGGGTGGCGGTACTCTGCGCCGACGATCCCAACGTGCGCGCCATCCTGCCGGCGGTGCCCAAGCAGATCGTCACTTACGGCCTCGACCCGGCGGCCAACGTCCACGCCGAGAACGTGCGGGCGGTGGACGGCCAGATGCATTTCGATGCGGTAAGGGTGAACGGCAGCGTCTCCCGCCTGCCCATCACCCTCAACCTGCCGGGCATGCACAACGTCCTGAACGCCCTGGCCGCCATCGCCGTGGCCACCGAGGTGCAGGTGCCGGACGCCGCCATCATCAAGGCGCTGGCCGAATTCAAGGGCGTCGGCCGCCGCTTCCAGCGCTACGGCGAGGTGGCCCTGCCGGAGGGTGGCAGCTTTACCCTCATCGATGACTACGGCCACCACCCGGTGGAAATGGCCGCCACCCTCGCCGCCGCCCGCGGGGCCTTCCCGGGCCGCCGCCTGGTGCTGGCCTTCCAGCCCCACCGCTACACCCGCACCCGCGACTGCTTCGAGGATTTCGTCAGGGTGCTGTCGACGGTCGATGCGCTGCTGCTGGCCGAGGTCTACGCCGCCGGCGAAGCGCCCATCGTCGCCGCCGACGGCCGGTCGCTCGCCCGGGCCCTGCGCGTGGTGGGCAAGGTGGAGCCGGTCTTCGTCGAGGACATCGCGGCCATGCCGCAAACCATTCTGGATGTCGCCCGGGACGGCGACGTGGTGTTGACCATGGGTGCCGGTTCCATCGGCGCGGTACCCGGCAAGCTGGTTGAAGGAAAGCCCTCGTGAGCAATTTCGGTAAAGTCGCGGTGCTCTTCGGCGGAACGTCCGCCGAAAGGGAGGTGTCCTTGAACAGCGGGTCGCGGGTGCTGGCCGCCCTGCAGGGGCAGGGCATCGACGCCCATGCTTTCGATCCCGCCAACCAGCCCCTGGACGCCTTGAAGGGCTACGACCGGGCCTTCATCGCGCTGCACGGTCGCCACGGCGAGGACGGCACCATCCAGGGCGCCCTGGAGATGATGCACATCCCCTACACCGGCCCCGGCGTGCTGGCCTCCGCCCTGGCCATGGACAAGTTCCGCACCAAGCTGATGTGGCGTGCCGCCGGCCTGCCCATCCCGG contains:
- the murD gene encoding UDP-N-acetylmuramoyl-L-alanine--D-glutamate ligase, whose amino-acid sequence is MELKGKTILVVGLGESGLAMAKWLGRLGARVRVADSRENPPNVDALFAAVPGAELIAGPFADAAFAGVDLIALSPGVPKATPQVENAAAPVISEIELFAAGVRQFAPGSRIVGITGSNGKTTTTALTAHLLKGAGVPAVACGNISPSALDALMDALDTGKLPAVWVVELSSFQLETTDHLNAAAATLLNVSEDHLDRYEGSLANYAAAKARIFQGKGVLVLNRDDDWSMANGRCGRTLVTFGLDAAPRGTDYGLADGHLCRGQVRLVALADLRIAGLHNAANAMAALALCEAVGVAPDRLMEALKAFQGLPHRVEAVAEKRGVLYVDDSKGTNVGATLAAIEGLGRPVNIVLGGDGKGQDFSPLLPALQKHGRAAALIGRDAAAIETAIAGAGIALQRCADMGEAVRWLASQAQAGDCVLLSPACASLDMYKNYAHRAQAFVDAVQGLPS
- the ftsW gene encoding putative lipid II flippase FtsW; this translates as MMLAALDSPRREVAEIDHALLWSALLLLFTGLVMVYSSSIATAEASRAFGHQPTYFLFRHAIFLCIGLVVAGFVFQVPLAVWQRAAPLLFLGGVLLLAIVLIPGIGRDVNGARRWLSLGFANLQPSELMKLFAVLYAADYTVRKISVMHDLKKAFLPMFGAMFVVGMLLLKEPDFGAFVVIIAIAMGILFLGGLRARLFVVLVAGLLVAFTVLIIVSPYRRDRIFGFMDPWGDEFGRGYQLSHSLIAFGRGELFGVGLGASVEKLFYLPEAHTDFLLAVIAEELGFVGVLVVVLLFALLVQRAFAIGRRCVQLDRLYPALVAMGIGIWMGVQSFINMGVNMGLLPTKGLTLPLMSFGGSGIVANCVAVAILLRVDWENRQLMRGGKL
- the murG gene encoding undecaprenyldiphospho-muramoylpentapeptide beta-N-acetylglucosaminyltransferase; protein product: MSKTLLVMAGGTGGHIFPALAVAEKMRERGWRVVWMGNPEGMEARRVPQHGFEMVWVKFEALRGKGLLRKLLLPLNLLKGFWQALKAIRQVRPDVVLGMGGYITFPGGMMAVLLGKPLVVHEQNSVAGLANRVLAGVADRVVTGFPEVLKKGAWVGNPVRPEIAALPAPAERLKERSGSLHLLVIGGSLGAKVLNEVIPQGLAQLNADELPQVVHQAGEQHLEALKANYAAVGIHAHCVAFIDDMAGAYEWADVVICRAGALTIAELAAAGVPAILVPFPHAVDDHQTGNAKFLVNVGGAFLLPQGELSPDSVALIRNYSRSQLLEMAEKARSMAKPDATEEVANICSEVAK
- a CDS encoding UDP-N-acetylmuramate--L-alanine ligase, translated to MKHKVKNIHFVGVGGSGMSGIAEVLANLGYKVSGSDLAASATTRRLEAQGVKVHVGHAAKHVAKADAVVVSTAVKADNPEVVAARERHVPVVPRAQMLAELMRLKQGIAIAGTHGKTTTTSLVTSILAEGGIDPTFVIGGRLNAAGANAKLGQGDFLVAEADESDASFLYLSPVISVVTNIDADHMETYGHDFERLKGAFVDFLNRLPFYGVAVLCADDPNVRAILPAVPKQIVTYGLDPAANVHAENVRAVDGQMHFDAVRVNGSVSRLPITLNLPGMHNVLNALAAIAVATEVQVPDAAIIKALAEFKGVGRRFQRYGEVALPEGGSFTLIDDYGHHPVEMAATLAAARGAFPGRRLVLAFQPHRYTRTRDCFEDFVRVLSTVDALLLAEVYAAGEAPIVAADGRSLARALRVVGKVEPVFVEDIAAMPQTILDVARDGDVVLTMGAGSIGAVPGKLVEGKPS